Below is a window of Lacibacter sp. H407 DNA.
AAAAAGATGGAAGTTGGTTATGGACAGAGGCAAAAGGTAAAAATCTGTTTGGCAATCCGCATATACAGTCCATGCTGCTCAATCTGAATGAGATTTCTTTGCGCAAGCAATCGGAGGATGCGTTAAAGGAGAGTGAATTGCGGTATAAATCATTTTTTAATCAACTGCCTCTTCCGCTCTTTATTATAAGTAACGATCATAAGAAAATTATTGATGTAAATGAATATGCTGTTCAGCGCTACGGGTACACACTCGATGAGTTTCTGAATCTGACATTTTGTGATCTCTTTACAGGCTCTTTTACATGCGAAGAAATTAATACGATTTATGCTGAAGGGAAAGTAACCGGACATAAAACAAAGCAAGGCGAAAAATTATTGGTTACCATTGCCCGGCATGAGATCGTATATTCTAATTTGAATGCTTATTTGATGCAGGTTACCGACGTAACAGAAACGCATCGTACCAAACAGGAAGATGAATTGGGTTTTGAGGTGTCGGAAATTCTTATTCAACCCAACCCGTTACACGTAAACCTGAAAAACGCATTAAGCAAAATCAGAAGCTTTGCAGGTTGGAAGCTCGCAGAATTATGGATGCCAAGTTACGACGGCATGTATCTTACCTGCCAGGTAGCAGATGTTGAAAGTAATGAAGCAGATGAGTTGATCTTACATTTCATTAGCCAAACAAACGATACGGATTATCCGATATCAACTTATATAAATCAGGCAGAGCATATTTCGAATAAGCCTTATTGGATAGAAGATATTGTGAGCAGTGAATTTAAATTTAAACGCAAAGAAGCTGCTTTGTCAGCAGGTTTTCAATCAGCATTAGCGGTGCCGGTAATGAGTGATGAGCGTATGATCTGTTGTTTTTTCTTTTTGAATATACAGCCAAAAAAATACAATCGCAACGAAGGCAATCTCATCAGCATTCTTGGAAAATTGTTTGGTGCCGAGATCGATAAACGAAGAAACAGTTTAATGCTCGATCAGTTTTTTCTGATCAGCAAAGATATTCTTACAATAGCCGGACTTGATGGGCGCTACAAACGTGTAAATCCTGCTTTTATAGAATTTAGCGGCTACTCTTCACAAGAGGCAAAAGATATTCATCCACTTAGTTATGTGCATGATTATGATAAGCCCGCTGTATTAGAAAAATTAACGGAGTTAAGCACAGGTGTAGCTGTTCCTTATTTTGAAAACAGAATTGTAACTAAATCAGGCGAAACAAAATGGATCGCATGGACTGCAACACCATTGTTAAGCGAAGGCATTGTGATCGCATCGCATCGTGATATTACAGCACAAAAAGAAGCAGCCGAAGCGTTGCAGATCAGTAATGAACGCTATGAATTTATAAAGAGAGCAGCCAATGAGGCTATTTGGGATTACGACCTTGTAAGAAAAGCAATTGTTCGCAGTAACGGTTATAAGGTATTGTTTGGGTATGATACGGATCAGGAACATTCTGATCTTAATTTCTGGGAATCAAAACTTCATCCGCAGGATCGTGAACGTGTAATGCATGAACTGCATGCGTTCCTTAGTCAATCCGTTTCGAACCAATGGCAATGTGAATACAGGTTTTTGAAAAGTGATGGTAACTATGCATTTGTGATGGACAAGGGGTATCTTATTGTTGATAAAGATCAGTTACCAATTCGCCTTGTTGGATCGATGCAGGATATAACAGAGCAAAAAGAATTTGCTGAGAAACTGAAAATCAGTAACGAGCGGTATGAGTTGGTAACAAAGGCAACCAATGAAGCTATCTGGGATCTTGATCTTGAAATAAACAATATGACCTGGAGCGAAGGTTATCGCATACTGTTTGGTCATGGCTTTGAAGATGCAGATCAGGGATTGGATTTTTGGGAAGCAAATATTCATCCCGATGAAAGAGTAGCCGTGATCGATAGCTTCAATTTATTCCTGCAACAGCATACAACGCCGCATTGGGAAAGTGAATATCGCTTTTGCAGAAAAGATGGATCGTATGCCAATGTACTTGACAAAGGCTACATGATCTTTAACAACAAAGGAAAGCCGGTACGTATAGTAGGTGCCATGCGTGATATAACAGAACGTAAAAAACTGGAAAAAGAATTGATGCTGAAAGAACGCAGCCGTCAGTTCCAGATAGCGCAGGCCGCTGTATTTGCACAGGAGAAAGAACGGGCTGAGATAGGCAAAGAGTTACATGATAATATTGGTCAGTTGTTAACTACTACCAAACTTTATCTCGAAATGTTGAAGAATAAACAGGCCGATTCGGATGAATTGATTGACCGTGGTACCAAGCACATCAATACAATTATTACCGAAGTAAGAAATCTTTCACGCTCATTGGTACCTACCAGTATCAACGATCTGGGTTTGGTTGAATCGTTAAATGATCTGATGGGCAGTATCAGGGCGTTAGGAAGTTTTGAGTTACAGTTCTACGCTACCAATACAATTGAAGATCGCATGGATGCGAATGTAAAGCTCACTATTTATCGTATTTTACAGGAACAGCTGAATAATATTGTTCGGCACGCAGAAGCAACGAAAGTGTCAGTGGAAATGTTCCAGGAAGAAAACAAGGTGTACCTTTTCATCGCCGACAATGGAAAAGGGTTCGATCTTAGAACAGTTAAAAAAGGGCAAGGTCTTATTAATATAAAAAGCCGTGCAGAGTTACAGGAGGGTTCATTAGAAATATTGACAACTCCCGGCCACGGTTGCAAATTGGTTATTCAAATTCCTATTAATATTTTAAAAACTACATGATGATGGAAAAAATTACTGTACTAATTGCTGATGATCATAAACTGATCCGTGAAACCTGGAGTTTCATTTTAAACAGCGATGCACGATTTTCGGTTGTTGCACAGTGCAGCAATGGTGAGGAGGCAATTGAGATGGCACAAAAACTTCGTCCGAAAATTGCATTACTGGATATCAATATGGCACCCATGAATGGAATTGAAGCAACGGAACAGATCCGTAAGTTTTCACCTTCAACTAAAATTATTGGTGTATCCATGCACTCGCAACCAGCTTATGTAAAGAAGCTGTTGAAACTGGGAGCTATGGGTTATGTAACCAAAAATTCTCCGCAGCAGGAAATGTTTGATGCTATTGCAGCAGTGCACGAAGGCAAACGTTATATCTGCGCAGAAGTAAAAACCATTTTGAGCGAACAGATCTTTGAAGAAGAAAGTACAGGCGCCAACACACTTTCGTCCCGTGAGCTGGATGTGATCAAACACATTAAAGAAGGGCTTTCATCAAAAGAAATTTCAACACAGCTTAATATTTCCCTGAAAACGGTGGAAGTACATCGCCACAATATTCTGAAGAAGCTGAACCTGAAAAACAGTGCAGCATTGGTGAATTATATTAATTCATCCGGGTTAGTGATCTAAGCTTACTTATCTACAATATAGAAGGGGTTGCAAAGGCAGCCCTTTTTTATTGCAGCCAGAACCGGCAGATTGTTTTTCTTTGTACTAATTCAGCACAAAGAAAATCAAAACACATGGCAGTTCGCATCTTCATTACCGGCGGCACATTCGATAAAGAATACAACGAAATTACCGGTCAGCTTTTTTTTAAAGACACACACATGCACGATCTGCTGGAAATGGGCCGTTGCCATGTGCCGGTTGAAATACGTACATTAATGATGGTGGACAGTCTTGAAATGACCAATGAGGACCGTGACTTGATCGTTCATCAATGTATCCAGTGCGATGAAGACAAGATCATCATTACACATGGTACAGATACAATGAGTGAAACTGCAAAAGTAATTGCACAAAAAGTGACTGGTAAAACTGTGGTGCTTACAGGTGCTATGATTCCCATTAAGTTTGGTAGTAGCGATGGTTTATTTAACCTCGGCAGTGCGTTGGCCTTTGCACAATCGTTACCGCATGGGGTGTATGTGGCCATGAATGGACGTTACTTCAATTGGGATAATGTGCGCAAAAACAAACAAACAGGCATGTTTGAAGAAGTGAAATAATTATTCACTGATATGTTTAAAAGCTACACTCCGTTTAATCTTTCTTCTCCAATGTTGGATAAGTAATACCCAACTGTTCTAAGTATGTATTGTATTTAGAAGGATCATAATAATACTTCTTCAGCTGTGGCCTGAACTGTTCCATAATTTTTGTATTGAGAAAAGTTGCAGGAGGCGTATTCTTCTCAACAAATGGAATGTACTTCACATCTTTTGTTTGCACATTGTTGTGATAGTCCCATGCATCTGCAATGATCTTTGGATTGGTGAGCATATCAATTAACGTTGATGCAAGCACTTTACTTCCGTTTACAACACCCTTGTGTGCAATAGGCGTTGCCATGGCAATACCATCGGCCCAGTTATGACCCGGTGTACCAGGAATATTGGAAGGATAGCGTAACACAACCGTTGGCACATTCCAGGCAATATCAGCAATATCATCACTACCACTGCCCCAAGAGAATTGCACGGGTCCGTTTAATGTATCAAGCTTTAAAGCCAACCCATCAATTGCATTTCCACGTTGATCTTTCTTAGGTGCACTCACTAATTTTTGCACAGCTCTTGCCAATGCCTGATCATCGTTGCTCCATGTGGGCAAGCCAACTGTTTTAATATTTTTATACATGGCTTCTGCAATGGACTTGTTGAAATGACCGGGCCATGCGGTTCCGAGTAAACGATGTTTTACAGTTGTATTCGTCATCATGGCTGCACCATTGGCAATGCGGATACCATCATCATACATTGCTTTGATATCTTCGTATGTACGTTCACGGAAATAATACCATACAGCTGCTTTCGACGGAACAACATTCGGCTGATCGCCACCGTCAGTAACTACATAATGCGAACGTTGTGTTGGTTTGAGATGCTCCCGTTTGTAGTTCCATCCAATATTCATCAATTCAACTGCATCCAAAGCACTTTTACCACGCCATGGTGCACCCGCAGAATGTGCAGAGCTTCCTTCAAACTGAAATTCAACGGACACTAATCCATTATTACCGGCATCGCCCCAACTCACCCCCAGGTTGTTTCCAACATGTGTAAAGATGCAGGCATCAACATTCTTAAATAGCCCATCACGGATATACCATGCTTTGCTTCCAACCAGTTCTTCAGCAATACCGGGCCATATCATTAAGGTGCCGGGTAACTTTTCACGCTCCATAATTTTCTTTACTTCAATCGCTGAAAGAATTACCAATGGTAAACCGGAATTATGTCCTTCACCATGTCCCGGCGCATCTTCTACAATCGGACTCTTGTAAGCAACACCCGGTTTTTGCGATGCTTTTGGAATACAATCCACGTCACTGCCTAATGCAATGAATGGTTTGCCGTTTCCCCATTTAGCAATCCATGCAGTAGGCATACCTGAAACTCCACGTTCAATGGTAAATCCATTCTGCTCTAAAATTTTTGTGAGATAAGCACTGGTTTCAGTTTCCTGAAAACCAAGCTCAGCAAAACTGAACACCATATCAACCATTACCTGTGCATCTTTTGCTTTGCCATCAACAGCAGCCATTACTTCTTTTTTCCATGCATCTGCTTTTGTTTGAGGAATGGGTTTTGTTTGTGCAATTAATGTGGAAGTAAATAAAAGAGAAAGAAAGCTGGTAAGTATTGTTCTCATGCTGATTGGTTTTGGTATGATGAAGTAAATGAATGAATACTAATTAAGATGTGCCATTCCCGCTTCTTTGATTTTTCCTTCAATGGGTGCAAAGAAAGAAGTGATCTGTTTAAAATCGGCTGCTTCGTCGTTTGAAGGATGAATGAGTGGGCCATAGATCACTTGTTTATTTTTAAAATCAAAACCCACTAACTGGATAGGAACATTTGCTTCTTTCGCTATGTAATAGAACCCTGTACGCAGCTTTTCAACTTTCTTTCTTGTTCCTTCGGGACTCATGGCAATGCGGAACACATCATTCTGTTTAAATTTATCAGCTACTTGCGATACCATTCCTTGCGATGAAGAACGATCAACAGGCGTGCCGCCCAATGCACGAAAAAACCAGCCGAACGCACCGTCAAACAATTCTTTTTTGCCAAGGAAATACGCTTTAGGAATGGGCGTAACATAGCGTGCTGCCAAGCCAACTACAATATCCCATGCACTGGTATGTGGCCCAACTGCTATTACCATTTTCGGTATATGATTTGGGAATGTTCCGTTTATTTTCCATCCGTTTATTTTCCACCAAAGCGAAGTGATCCAGCCAACCATACAATGCGATTTAGTGAGAAAAGGTAGGTTGAAATTTGGAAGCAACAAAAACTTAATGCAAGATCAGGTTAGTGATTTGAGTACTTGCTGGCGGTACAATCTGCCAATGGGAATCTCTGTTTTTCCAATATTGATGAGTTCGCTGGTAAACGAATGAATAGATGCTGCCGAAACAATAAACGAACGATGCGTACGAATGAACTTCTGTTCCGGCAACATCGCTTCTACTGAACTGATGGATTGTTTGGTGATAATGGTTTCATTGCCTGTTACCACTTTCACATAATCTTTCATGCTTTCGATATAAAGAATATCGGAGAGCAATACTTTCATCATCTTTCTGTCGGCACGGAAATAAACAAACGCATCTTTGTGTTCGGGTTCAACAATTGAACGTTCCGTTGTGTTGCGTGTTGCAGTTTGTTGATACGCTTTATTCACTGCTTTCAAAAAACGATCGAAGCGGATCGGTTTTAATAAGTAATCCATTACATCCAACTCATAACTTTCCAATGCATATTCCGGATGCGCAGTGGTAAAAATTACTTTTGGCGGATGCGATAATGTTTTTATAAAATCGGTGCCGGACAATTGCGGCATGCGTATATCAAGAAAAATAAGGTCAACGGTATATTGCTGTAAAAAACTGATCGCCTGGATGGCATTGCCACATTCGCCCGACAGTTGCAGCATCGGCGTATCTGCAATGTACTGTTTGATGATATCTCGTGCCGGCGGTTCATCATCAACAATCAAACAACGTATCAACGTTTGGTCATGCATGGGCAACGGTTCTTTCATTAGTTAAAACAGTTGTTGAAGAAACAGGTAATAATTCCAGTTCTGCTTTCAGATTCACAATAAAAACATCCGGTTCATTAATGATCTGTAATTCATGTTTACCGGGATATAGCAGACGAAGTCGTTCCTGTACATTTTTCAATCCAATACCTGTTGGATGCATTTCATTTGTTTGTATTTTTCCATTCAGCAGTTTCATATGAAGCAGATTGTCGTTGATGCTGATGTGTAAACTCACCCACGGATGTTCAAGCATTGTACTGGCGCCATGTTTAAAACAATTTTCTACAAATGGTAACAATAATAATGGTGCAATTGAATATCTGTTGGCATTCGTTGGCAGATCAATTGTTACTTCCAGTTTGTTGCCGTAGCGGAGTTTTTCCAATTCAATGTAGTCGCTAATCATTTTCAGCTCTTTGCCTAATGAAACCTGTTGCTGATTACCCTCATATAAAATGTAACGTAACATATCCGATAATTCCATCAGCATTTTGGAAGCAACAGGAGAGCTGTTGCGTGTATGCGAATAAATATTATTGAGCGTATTGAATAAAAAATGTGGATGTATCTGTGCTTTCAACACCTCTAACTGTGCTTCCATATTTTCTTTTTGCAGAATCAGGTTACGCTGTTCTTTTACATACCAGTGTTTCATTAGTTTGATAGCGGCTGCAATGCCTCCAATGGTAATACCTCCACGTAAACCGGCCAGTAACCCTAAATAGATGGAAAGTCCGATGCCACCCCTTCGGATATTGCTGATATAGTCAGCCCCCATAATTTGCTCACGAACCCACTCAATAATTGTTAGTGAAAGAAAAGCGGCCATTCCCGATGTAATCAGAAAAAGCAACACAACCCATACAACGGTATCAAGATATTTTTGTTTGAGTAAATATCTCGGTATCACAAAATATGCAAGTGAATACGACAGGAAAATATGCGGGACTAAATAGATAAACGATTCGATAGATGATGACAGTAAACGTAGTGGGTAAGAATAACCGCTGCGTACCGCTACAAACGAATACAAAAAACCCTGGAATATCCACCAGAATGCCCAGAAACAGATGTGTCTTGAAAGCCGGTACCTACGTTCGTCCGAAAAAATAAAGGGATATTTTTCGATCATCATGCTTAAAGTTACATAGCTCTTTACGCAATACGAAGTGATTGTACCTGTTCATCGATAAACAGTCTTATTCAGTCGATAAACGGTTTTGAGCGTTGATGGAGAAAGGTGCCCTCGGCACCTTTCTTTTTTTCGTTAGTTTTTTCGGAAGATAGACGCAATAATTTTCTCGTCTTTTATTGCAAGTTCACCCCGTTCGTATGTTGCAATGGCTTGCTCCAATGCCCGTTTCAAACGCATCTTCACTTTTGTGCGTTTGATGTTGAGGGCTACATTTTTCACTTCTTCCTCGTACACCAGGTCGTTCTGCAGATTGTAAAAATAAACAACTGCTTCTTTGGGTTGTTTCACATTGCTCTTGATCACCCAATATCCTTTTTCGGATACAAAACGAGGTGTACTAGGTTGAACGGTTTCTTCCTGCGCAAATGCCGTTACACTGCAACAGATTAAGAAGGCGGCAAGAAGGAAATTCTTCAAATTGTTAAGCATGATAAAAAGGTTTAATGATGAATCGTTTGATGACTGTAAAATTATTACTGTGCAAAACTGAAAAAACAGGAAGTAGACAAGCCACATCAATGCGACGGCAGATTTCATTTTCTAATCGACGAAAGCAGTTGAGCGTTTTTTGGCATTGTTTGCTTGCTGAACTGAACGTTCATCTATTTATTGACTGTTTATGGTCAAATTTCCAATGAATGATACAGATTGGACAGCACACTTACTTGAGTCATATTTTAAGAATTGCAATAGAATTTACTTGCGATATCTAAATCGAATATTATGTTTGTCGCATCAAAACCCCGCAAAAAAATGATTGCTCCTAACAAAACAGAATTAAAAGAGTGGGTTCATAGAATGGAAGAACATTTCCAGCCCGCCAATGTACACTGGTGCACAGGTTCACAGGAAGAATATGATGAGCTTTGTCAACAATTAGTTGATAAAGGAACCTTCATTAAACTGAATCCCGAAAAGCGACCGAACAGCTTTGCCTGCTTCAGTGATCCAAGCGATGTGGCCCGTGTGGAAGACCGCACGTTTATTTGTAGTACACGGAAACAGGATGCTGGTCCCACGAATAACTGGATGGAACCATCCGAAATGAAACATATCCTCGAAGACATTACGAAAGGAAGTATGCACGGCCGAACCATGTATGTGATCCCGTTTTGTATGGGCCCCGTTGGTTCATCGCTTTCCCGTTATGGTGTGCAGATAACCGATAGTGAATATGTAGTGGTGAACATGCGCATTATGACACGCATGGGTGATGACGTGCTGAAACATATCAATGGTGAATGGGTGAAATGTATGCATACACTTGGTGCGCCATTGCAGGAGGGAGAACAGGATGTAAAATGGCCCTGCAATCCAACTGTAAAATATATTTCACATTTTCCTGAAGAGCGTTTGATCATTTCATATGGCAGTGGTTATGGTGGCAATGCATTGCTTGGAAAAAAATGTTTTGCCTTGCGTATTGCAACGGTGATGGGTCGAGACCAGGGATGGCTTGCCGAACACATGTTGCTGATGGGTGTAGAAAATCCACAGAAAGAAAAAACATATATCGCTGCTGCTTTTCCAAGTGCTTGCGGTAAAACAAATTTTGCCATGATGATCCCGCCGAAAGAATTGGATGGCTGGAAGATCACAACCGTTGGTGATGATATTGCATGGATTCACAAAGGTGAAGATGGAAAATTATATGCTATCAATCCGGAAGCAGGTTATTTTGGAGTGGCACCGGGCACTAATGAAAAAACAAATCCCAATGCCATGGCCAGCATTAAGGCCAACACCATTTTTACAAATGTTGCTGTTACAAAAGATGGTGATATTTGGTGGGAAGGGATGACGAAAGAAGTACCCGATGGCTTGACTGACTGGCATGGAAAACCATACGATAAAAACAGTGGAAAGCCAGCAGCACATCCGAATGCTCGGTTTACTGCACCATCCAATCAAAACCCGGCAATTGATTCCGAATGGAATAATCCAAACGGAGTAATTGTTTCAGCTTTTGTATTTGGTGGAAGAAGAAGCACTGCTGTTCCATTGGTCTATCAATCGTTCAACTGGAATTTTGGTGTCTACCTCGCTGCAACAATGGGTAGTGAAATGACGGCCGCTGCATTTGGCGAGTTAGGAAAAGTAAGAAGAGATCCGTTTGCGATGTTACCATTCCTTGGTTATCATATGGGCGATTATTTCAACCATTGGTTACAGTTTGGTCGTGACCTTCCCAACGCACCTCGCATTTTTGGTGTGAACTGGTTTCGCAAAAATGAGAAAGGAGAATTTATGTGGCCCGGCTTTGGTGAAAACATGCGTGTGCTGAAATGGATCGTTGAACGATGCAGCGGAAAAGCAAGTGCTGTTGAATGCCCCATTGGATGGCGGCCACGTTACCGTGACCTTGATTGGAACGGTTTGGGATTTGATCAATTTAAACGTGAAGAATTTCATGAACTGCAGCGGATTGATTCTGAATTATGGAAACAGGAGTTGCTGGGACATGAAGAACTCTTTGAAAAACTATATGATCGTTTACCGAAAGAGTTTTTATTCATGCGGCAGTTATTGTTGAGCGCTTTGTGGCGTTCGCCCAATGAAATGCTGGCACCGGAACAGCATTAATAATAAAGAGCCACTCAACGAGTGGCTCTTTATTTAAAGTATGATGAAGCATAATGCTGAATGCATCTACAGGTTGAATTTCAAACCTCCGTTAATTACAAAACCATCCAGTGGTGCATACACATCACGGAAAACGGGATTGTTGATGGAACCGGTGTAAATACTGTCGAAACGTGTTTGTCTTGTATCAAGAAAATTTTCAAAGTTGATATAGATTGAAAATTTCTCCCACAAACGTTCCACCATAAAACCGGTGATCCAATAAGCTCTGCCGGTGCTTCCGTCGGTCAATTGTTGTTTATCGAAATAGTAAGCTTCCAAACCGGCTTTCCATTTTTCTTCTACTTCATACATCAATACGGCATTAATGCGGTTACGTGCAGTAAGTGGATTTACACGTTTGTTATTGCCTTCATGTATTTCAGTATCTGTAAACGTGTAACCAAGAAAGAGTTTAAAATCTTTATAACCCAATTTGATGTTTGTTTCAATACCTCTTGTATCAATATGGCCGCTGCTGTTTACAAATACATAATTGAAACCACTGGTGCCGGTAAGTAATAATGGATCGTTGATGCGTGTATAAAAGAATAGTTGGTTGATGTTGAAACTGATCTCATCAAACAATTTTGTTTTGTAGTTAACATCTGCATTAAAACCATAGCTTCTTTCCAGTTTATTGTTGTCGCTGATTGGCAGCACCTGTCTGTATTGGATCCGTTCACTCTCTTCTGTAAAGATCGTTGGCGCTTTATAACCCATACCGCCACCAATACGTGAAGTGAACGATTCGGATGGTTTTAGTAAAACAGCTACACGTGGTAAAAAGGCAAAGCCATAGTTTGTTACATAATCGCCACGTACACCACTTTCAATATGCAGCCATTCGTTTGCCTTGAACGTGTTTTGTACAAATGCGCCAACGGTGTTTTGTTGAAAGTTGCGTGCCGGAAAATTGCTGTAAGGACGTTCTTCAAAATTTTCGTTCCATAGATTCATTCCCGCTACCCATTCAGCTATTTCTCCACGACGGGAATAACTGGCTTCCGTAAAACTGTTCAACTGCCGGCCTTCAAACACATAACCCGGCGAACTGAGTTGTCTGTTAAAATAACTTACACTTTGTTTAACGTTGAAATGACTGTGTTCGCCAAAATCGTGATCGATCGATAGCTGCGA
It encodes the following:
- a CDS encoding TonB-dependent receptor is translated as MQKLFLLLMLVCIGSKSIAQHSLTVIVKDQTTKEALASATVLLVGTKQSTVTDSTGTATFSNLAQGDYTVEVSYVGYETTKANVTIPTSGPLSILLEAEEGEEEEIIITSTRSTRTFQNIPTRVEFIAGEELDEKANMKPGDIRMLLNESTGIQTQQTSATSANASIRIQGLDGRYTQLLKDGFPLFNGAASGLGLLQIPPLDLKQVEVIKGAASTLYGGGAIAGLVNLISKTPTADRELKFHLNGTNALGLDVNMFYGQRFRKFGLTIFTSRNSNVAYDPADINLSAIPEFQRYTVNPSLFFYPSDKTTIVWRINAGIENRLGGNMDYIKENTSSGYFEKNKSERLSSQLSIDHDFGEHSHFNVKQSVSYFNRQLSSPGYVFEGRQLNSFTEASYSRRGEIAEWVAGMNLWNENFEERPYSNFPARNFQQNTVGAFVQNTFKANEWLHIESGVRGDYVTNYGFAFLPRVAVLLKPSESFTSRIGGGMGYKAPTIFTEESERIQYRQVLPISDNNKLERSYGFNADVNYKTKLFDEISFNINQLFFYTRINDPLLLTGTSGFNYVFVNSSGHIDTRGIETNIKLGYKDFKLFLGYTFTDTEIHEGNNKRVNPLTARNRINAVLMYEVEEKWKAGLEAYYFDKQQLTDGSTGRAYWITGFMVERLWEKFSIYINFENFLDTRQTRFDSIYTGSINNPVFRDVYAPLDGFVINGGLKFNL